A single window of Gambusia affinis linkage group LG18, SWU_Gaff_1.0, whole genome shotgun sequence DNA harbors:
- the si:ch211-212k18.5 gene encoding sal-like protein 2 isoform X1, whose protein sequence is MSRRKQKRPQQLVNSDPGGPKLLQDDHLSLKSPSTSLGSDLTSSGSSSSSPTSLQDCQPPLATRPSPGGLHAPSLPSESSPPPHWPSHIAPFTTSLPNTHSSLSPDFPHPSLSSQTHSPPPLDQSSGTHSLNHQVNTLSIMTSPPMGSSATTTTSSSSSSSSSSQQPQPDSSSPGQQQSSTSSGEQGQIQVPPTLAVLLEELRVLQQRQIHQMQITEEICRHVLRLGGAVFGQDNNAQASGAGFNQKSTGTASSSPTHPSTNTPVTTASSLLSGLPSSLFPQPAISKSGTSLINGDRPQSSTSSSFSSSSSLAISSSINSSVASLHPLSLSLGLSPRYLHEKSSNTSSFGHSNGISFQTPSLPTTSHSQDIQSSSSLISASSSGRPQHVCRFCGKVLSSDSSLQIHLRSHTGERPYQCPVCLSRFTTRGNLKAHFLRHREQNPELSLSLLPPALSEQTQSGSAPGSVQRRRKRRVDDDEAYNGVKGSVPGITESMALGLLSGGSTRSSPSSLPLPPSVDMALLSTAHSLLQLNRASAAVSSTSSTALSSSSPSSSSSSSQYKGAKQQRFDENTPPHSSLHTTSPYSQLAHLPKILFPGGASPHHLALLRPPGHPSTSHLSLSHQLPFPFPPFPKPPTSSPSSSSPTTSTQTSDTSKLQRLVQKLEKQPQGSASSCLSASSPSTSSQTSADVNGDTNVRDLTTTSSAYRREMLAALGLSPSVSASVTGQGVSGSGPTTTTSALPTAPVANQCGVCMRVLSCPRALRLHQATHLGERPFPCKLCGRSFSTKGSLRAHLATHRARPPNARAMNSCPLCPRKFTNALVLQHHIRLHLGGQIPPDEEIPPDDGAETEGATFKDSHGEPISSLSKVQILPLALTTGSKSSVDALSSGSSFKQSKATDSDFVKNEEFERSIPSVSPPLSCNTPSAGADKTLQLAVIASAESPTEEKTQIDLGSASPFKAPLPSSHSVVDKVESVSDDTPLSLCVSKPGVDNTTTRLVNSDVQHSPNEHIQSPSHIPDPPSADPVSSLSPPTSPGATPEVEETGSGVKQELRGRNTSSSKGKSDATTSRESLSMSEPELGKEEPVKDDSAALKKLSDNPETPAGASTPHAQPARPDKPYSCSHCGKAYASRSGLKGHMKTHPGVLTTTPCKAQTNESDPSEDRGTSNKISAQQEEKQGLAPEKGDSTDLLPTSGGSDVTTDTMDITT, encoded by the exons ATGTCACGCCGGAAACAGAAGAGACCCCAGCAACTCGTCAATTCAGATCCGGGGGGCCCGAAGTTGCTGCAAG ATGACCACTTGAGCTTAAAGTCACCATCCACGTCTCTGGGATCAGACCTAACCTCATCAggttcttcctcctcctcccccacctCACTACAAGACTGCCAGCCACCCCTGGCCACTCGCCCGTCTCCTGGAGGGCTCCACGCGCCTTCCTTGCCCAGTGAGAGCTCACCTCCTCCCCACTGGCCCAGTCACATTGCTCCCTTTACCACCTCCCTCCCCAACACCCACTCCTCCCTCTCCCCTGACTTTCCTCACCCATCATTGTCTTCCCAGACACACTCACCTCCTCCCCTGGATCAATCCTCTGGTACCCACAGCCTGAACCACCAAGTTAACACTCTGTCCATCATGACCTCTCCCCCAATGGGCAGCTCTGCCACCACTACTACCTCTTCctcgtcttcttcttcctcctcctctcagcaACCTCAACCAGACAGCTCCAGTCCTGGTCAGCAGCAGTCTTCCACCTCATCAGGGGAGCAGGGGCAGATCCAGGTGCCCCCAACCCTGGCGGTGCTTTTAGAAGAACTGCGGGTCCTGCAGCAGCGGCAAATCCACCAGATGCAGATTACAGAAGAGATCTGTCGGCACGTCCTCAGGCTTGGAGGAGCTGTCTTTGGCCAAGATAACAATGCACAAGCTAGCGGCGCAGGCTTCAACCAGAAGTCCACTGGAACAGCATCTTCATCACCTACACATCCTTCAACCAATACTCCAGTAACCACAGCTTCATCCCTGTTGAGTGGACTTCCTTCTTCCCTCTTTCCTCAGCCAGCCATCTCCAAATCAGGTACTTCGCTAATCAATGGAGATAGACCCCAATCCTCAACTTCTAGCTCATTTTCATCATCCTCTTCTTTAGCTATTTCTTCCAGCATCAATTCATCTGTTGCCTCCCTGCACCCTCTGTCCTTGTCCCTGGGCCTGTCACCACGCTACCTCCATGAGAAATCATCCAACACCTCTTCGTTTGGTCACAGCAATGGCATCAGTTTCCAAACTCCTTCCCTTCCCACGACCAGCCACTCACAAGACATTCAGTCAAGCTCATCTCTTATCTCTGCCTCCTCGTCAGGACGCCCTCAACATGTCTGCAGGTTCTGTGGGAAAGTCTTGAGCAGTGATTCCTCCCTCCAGATTCATCTGAGGTCACATACAGGTGAAAGGCCCTATCAGTGTCCGGTGTGCCTGAGCCGTTTTACAACCAGAGGAAACCTCAAAGCCCATTTCCTGAGACACAGAGAGCAGAACCCAGAGCTGTCCCTTTCTCTGCTACCCCCTGCACTGTCAGAGCAAACACAGAGTGGATCAGCCCCAGGTTCAGttcaaaggagaagaaaacggcgggttgatgatgatgaagcaTATAATGGAGTGAAAGGAAGTGTTCCCGGTATAACAGAGAGCATGGCTTTAGGATTACTGTCTGGTGGTTCGACTAGGTCCTCACCTTCCTCTTTACCTCTGCCTCCCTCAGTGGACATGGCTCTTCTGTCCACAGCCCATTCACTGTTACAGTTAAACAGAGCATCAGCAGCTGTTTCTAGCACATCTAGCACTGCTCTCTCTTCATCATCTccatcttcctcttcttcttctagtCAGTATAAAGGAGCTAAACAACAACGGTTTGATGAAAACACTCCTCCTCACTCTTCTCTTCACACAACTTCTCCATACTCCCAACTTGCCCACCTCCCCAAGATACTTTTTCCGGGAGGTGCATCCCCCCACCACCTTGCACTTCTCAGGCCTCCAGGTCACCCATCCACTTCCCACCTCTCCTTATCTCATCAGCTACCATTCCCATTCCCTCCTTTCCCAAAACCGCCAACctcttccccctcctcctcctctcccacCACCTCCACCCAGACCTCAGACACTTCCAAGTTGCAGCGGCTGGTGCAGAAGCTAGAAAAGCAGCCACAAGGTAGTGCCTCCTCCTGCCTTTCTGCCTCCTCTCCTTCCACCTCCTCACAAACCTCTGCTGATGTTAATGGTGATACAAATGTACGTGACCTGACTACCACCTCAAGTGCCTATCGCAGAGAGATGTTGGCTGCTCTCGGACTGAGCCCAAGTGTCAGTGCTTCAGTGACTGGTCAGGGAGTCTCAGGTTCAGGTCCTACAACTACCACTTCAGCCCTGCCCACAGCCCCGGTTGCTAATCAGTGTGGAGTATGTATGCGTGTTCTCAGCTGCCCCAGAGCTCTTCGGTTGCACCAGGCCACACATCTGGGAGAGCGCCCCTTTCCTTGTAAGCTTTGCGGCCGTTCTTTCTCCACAAAGGGCAGCCTTAGGGCACACCTGGCCACTCATCGTGCCAGGCCCCCGAATGCCCGGGCCATGAATTCTTGCCCACTCTGTCCTCGCAAGTTCACTAATGCCTTAGTTCTACAACACCACATTCGTTTGCACCTTGGAGGGCAAATACCACCTGATGAAGAGATTCCTCCTGAcgatggagcagaaacagaaggCGCTACCTTTAAAGACAGTCATGGCGAGCCTATTAGCTCCCTATCAAAAGTGCAAATCCTTCCACTTGCCTTAACGACAGGGTCCAAGTCTTCAGTGGATGCTCTCAGCTCAGGATCCAGTTTTAAGCAGTCCAAAGCTACTGATTCAGATTTTGTCAAGAATGAAGAATTTGAGCGTTCAATTCCAAGTGTTAGTCCACCTTTAAGCTGTAATACCCCCTCAGCAGGAGCTGATAAAACTCTGCAGCTTGCAGTAATTGCCTCAGCTGAAAGCCCCACAGAGGAGAAAACCCAGATTGATCTGGGCTCTGCCAGTCCTTTCAAAGCACCCTTACCTAGCTCTCATTCAGTTGTAGACAAGGTAGAATCTGTTTCTGATGATACTCCTCTCTCCCTATGTGTTTCAAAGCCTGGTGTTGATAATACTACAACTAGACTAGTTAACAGTGATGTACAACATTCCCCAAATGAGCATATACAGAGTCCCAGTCATATTCCAGACCCCCCATCTGCGGATCCTGTATCTTCACTTTCACCGCCCACCAGCCCTGGAGCTACCCCAGAGGTAGAAGAGACTGGAAGTGGTGTTAAACAGGAGCTGCGAGGGAGAAACACTTCCAGTAGTAAAGGGAAAAGCGATGCTACTACATCCAGAGAGTCTCTTTCTATGTCTGAGCCAGAACTGGGTAAGGAAGAACCAGTGAAGGACGATTCAGCTGCCCTAAAAAAGCTGTCGGATAACCCAGAGACTCCTGCAGGGGCATCAACACCACATGCCCAACCTGCTCGACCCGACAAGCCCTACAGCTGCTCCCACTGTGGAAAGGCGTATGCCAGCCGAAGTGGACTTAAG GGTCACATGAAAACGCATCCTGGAGTGTTGACGACTACCCCTTGCAAGGCTCAAACCAATGAAAGTGACCCTTCAGAGGACCGTGGtacttcaaataaaatctcCGCACAGCAGGAGGAAAAGCAGGGACTGGCCCCTGAGAAAGGTGACAGCACAGATCTGCTCCCAACCAGTGGTGGCTCTGATGTGACCACTGACACCATGGACATTACAACATAG
- the si:ch211-212k18.5 gene encoding sal-like protein 2 isoform X2 — protein sequence MSRRKQKRPQQLVNSDPGGPKLLQDDHLSLKSPSTSLGSDLTSSGSSSSSPTSLQDCQPPLATRPSPGGLHAPSLPSESSPPPHWPSHIAPFTTSLPNTHSSLSPDFPHPSLSSQTHSPPPLDQSSGTHSLNHQVNTLSIMTSPPMGSSATTTTSSSSSSSSSSQQPQPDSSSPGQQQSSTSSGEQGQIQVPPTLAVLLEELRVLQQRQIHQMQITEEICRHVLRLGGAVFGQDNNAQASGAGFNQKSTGTASSSPTHPSTNTPVTTASSLLSGLPSSLFPQPAISKSAISSSINSSVASLHPLSLSLGLSPRYLHEKSSNTSSFGHSNGISFQTPSLPTTSHSQDIQSSSSLISASSSGRPQHVCRFCGKVLSSDSSLQIHLRSHTGERPYQCPVCLSRFTTRGNLKAHFLRHREQNPELSLSLLPPALSEQTQSGSAPGSVQRRRKRRVDDDEAYNGVKGSVPGITESMALGLLSGGSTRSSPSSLPLPPSVDMALLSTAHSLLQLNRASAAVSSTSSTALSSSSPSSSSSSSQYKGAKQQRFDENTPPHSSLHTTSPYSQLAHLPKILFPGGASPHHLALLRPPGHPSTSHLSLSHQLPFPFPPFPKPPTSSPSSSSPTTSTQTSDTSKLQRLVQKLEKQPQGSASSCLSASSPSTSSQTSADVNGDTNVRDLTTTSSAYRREMLAALGLSPSVSASVTGQGVSGSGPTTTTSALPTAPVANQCGVCMRVLSCPRALRLHQATHLGERPFPCKLCGRSFSTKGSLRAHLATHRARPPNARAMNSCPLCPRKFTNALVLQHHIRLHLGGQIPPDEEIPPDDGAETEGATFKDSHGEPISSLSKVQILPLALTTGSKSSVDALSSGSSFKQSKATDSDFVKNEEFERSIPSVSPPLSCNTPSAGADKTLQLAVIASAESPTEEKTQIDLGSASPFKAPLPSSHSVVDKVESVSDDTPLSLCVSKPGVDNTTTRLVNSDVQHSPNEHIQSPSHIPDPPSADPVSSLSPPTSPGATPEVEETGSGVKQELRGRNTSSSKGKSDATTSRESLSMSEPELGKEEPVKDDSAALKKLSDNPETPAGASTPHAQPARPDKPYSCSHCGKAYASRSGLKGHMKTHPGVLTTTPCKAQTNESDPSEDRGTSNKISAQQEEKQGLAPEKGDSTDLLPTSGGSDVTTDTMDITT from the exons ATGTCACGCCGGAAACAGAAGAGACCCCAGCAACTCGTCAATTCAGATCCGGGGGGCCCGAAGTTGCTGCAAG ATGACCACTTGAGCTTAAAGTCACCATCCACGTCTCTGGGATCAGACCTAACCTCATCAggttcttcctcctcctcccccacctCACTACAAGACTGCCAGCCACCCCTGGCCACTCGCCCGTCTCCTGGAGGGCTCCACGCGCCTTCCTTGCCCAGTGAGAGCTCACCTCCTCCCCACTGGCCCAGTCACATTGCTCCCTTTACCACCTCCCTCCCCAACACCCACTCCTCCCTCTCCCCTGACTTTCCTCACCCATCATTGTCTTCCCAGACACACTCACCTCCTCCCCTGGATCAATCCTCTGGTACCCACAGCCTGAACCACCAAGTTAACACTCTGTCCATCATGACCTCTCCCCCAATGGGCAGCTCTGCCACCACTACTACCTCTTCctcgtcttcttcttcctcctcctctcagcaACCTCAACCAGACAGCTCCAGTCCTGGTCAGCAGCAGTCTTCCACCTCATCAGGGGAGCAGGGGCAGATCCAGGTGCCCCCAACCCTGGCGGTGCTTTTAGAAGAACTGCGGGTCCTGCAGCAGCGGCAAATCCACCAGATGCAGATTACAGAAGAGATCTGTCGGCACGTCCTCAGGCTTGGAGGAGCTGTCTTTGGCCAAGATAACAATGCACAAGCTAGCGGCGCAGGCTTCAACCAGAAGTCCACTGGAACAGCATCTTCATCACCTACACATCCTTCAACCAATACTCCAGTAACCACAGCTTCATCCCTGTTGAGTGGACTTCCTTCTTCCCTCTTTCCTCAGCCAGCCATCTCCAAATCAG CTATTTCTTCCAGCATCAATTCATCTGTTGCCTCCCTGCACCCTCTGTCCTTGTCCCTGGGCCTGTCACCACGCTACCTCCATGAGAAATCATCCAACACCTCTTCGTTTGGTCACAGCAATGGCATCAGTTTCCAAACTCCTTCCCTTCCCACGACCAGCCACTCACAAGACATTCAGTCAAGCTCATCTCTTATCTCTGCCTCCTCGTCAGGACGCCCTCAACATGTCTGCAGGTTCTGTGGGAAAGTCTTGAGCAGTGATTCCTCCCTCCAGATTCATCTGAGGTCACATACAGGTGAAAGGCCCTATCAGTGTCCGGTGTGCCTGAGCCGTTTTACAACCAGAGGAAACCTCAAAGCCCATTTCCTGAGACACAGAGAGCAGAACCCAGAGCTGTCCCTTTCTCTGCTACCCCCTGCACTGTCAGAGCAAACACAGAGTGGATCAGCCCCAGGTTCAGttcaaaggagaagaaaacggcgggttgatgatgatgaagcaTATAATGGAGTGAAAGGAAGTGTTCCCGGTATAACAGAGAGCATGGCTTTAGGATTACTGTCTGGTGGTTCGACTAGGTCCTCACCTTCCTCTTTACCTCTGCCTCCCTCAGTGGACATGGCTCTTCTGTCCACAGCCCATTCACTGTTACAGTTAAACAGAGCATCAGCAGCTGTTTCTAGCACATCTAGCACTGCTCTCTCTTCATCATCTccatcttcctcttcttcttctagtCAGTATAAAGGAGCTAAACAACAACGGTTTGATGAAAACACTCCTCCTCACTCTTCTCTTCACACAACTTCTCCATACTCCCAACTTGCCCACCTCCCCAAGATACTTTTTCCGGGAGGTGCATCCCCCCACCACCTTGCACTTCTCAGGCCTCCAGGTCACCCATCCACTTCCCACCTCTCCTTATCTCATCAGCTACCATTCCCATTCCCTCCTTTCCCAAAACCGCCAACctcttccccctcctcctcctctcccacCACCTCCACCCAGACCTCAGACACTTCCAAGTTGCAGCGGCTGGTGCAGAAGCTAGAAAAGCAGCCACAAGGTAGTGCCTCCTCCTGCCTTTCTGCCTCCTCTCCTTCCACCTCCTCACAAACCTCTGCTGATGTTAATGGTGATACAAATGTACGTGACCTGACTACCACCTCAAGTGCCTATCGCAGAGAGATGTTGGCTGCTCTCGGACTGAGCCCAAGTGTCAGTGCTTCAGTGACTGGTCAGGGAGTCTCAGGTTCAGGTCCTACAACTACCACTTCAGCCCTGCCCACAGCCCCGGTTGCTAATCAGTGTGGAGTATGTATGCGTGTTCTCAGCTGCCCCAGAGCTCTTCGGTTGCACCAGGCCACACATCTGGGAGAGCGCCCCTTTCCTTGTAAGCTTTGCGGCCGTTCTTTCTCCACAAAGGGCAGCCTTAGGGCACACCTGGCCACTCATCGTGCCAGGCCCCCGAATGCCCGGGCCATGAATTCTTGCCCACTCTGTCCTCGCAAGTTCACTAATGCCTTAGTTCTACAACACCACATTCGTTTGCACCTTGGAGGGCAAATACCACCTGATGAAGAGATTCCTCCTGAcgatggagcagaaacagaaggCGCTACCTTTAAAGACAGTCATGGCGAGCCTATTAGCTCCCTATCAAAAGTGCAAATCCTTCCACTTGCCTTAACGACAGGGTCCAAGTCTTCAGTGGATGCTCTCAGCTCAGGATCCAGTTTTAAGCAGTCCAAAGCTACTGATTCAGATTTTGTCAAGAATGAAGAATTTGAGCGTTCAATTCCAAGTGTTAGTCCACCTTTAAGCTGTAATACCCCCTCAGCAGGAGCTGATAAAACTCTGCAGCTTGCAGTAATTGCCTCAGCTGAAAGCCCCACAGAGGAGAAAACCCAGATTGATCTGGGCTCTGCCAGTCCTTTCAAAGCACCCTTACCTAGCTCTCATTCAGTTGTAGACAAGGTAGAATCTGTTTCTGATGATACTCCTCTCTCCCTATGTGTTTCAAAGCCTGGTGTTGATAATACTACAACTAGACTAGTTAACAGTGATGTACAACATTCCCCAAATGAGCATATACAGAGTCCCAGTCATATTCCAGACCCCCCATCTGCGGATCCTGTATCTTCACTTTCACCGCCCACCAGCCCTGGAGCTACCCCAGAGGTAGAAGAGACTGGAAGTGGTGTTAAACAGGAGCTGCGAGGGAGAAACACTTCCAGTAGTAAAGGGAAAAGCGATGCTACTACATCCAGAGAGTCTCTTTCTATGTCTGAGCCAGAACTGGGTAAGGAAGAACCAGTGAAGGACGATTCAGCTGCCCTAAAAAAGCTGTCGGATAACCCAGAGACTCCTGCAGGGGCATCAACACCACATGCCCAACCTGCTCGACCCGACAAGCCCTACAGCTGCTCCCACTGTGGAAAGGCGTATGCCAGCCGAAGTGGACTTAAG GGTCACATGAAAACGCATCCTGGAGTGTTGACGACTACCCCTTGCAAGGCTCAAACCAATGAAAGTGACCCTTCAGAGGACCGTGGtacttcaaataaaatctcCGCACAGCAGGAGGAAAAGCAGGGACTGGCCCCTGAGAAAGGTGACAGCACAGATCTGCTCCCAACCAGTGGTGGCTCTGATGTGACCACTGACACCATGGACATTACAACATAG
- the LOC122820086 gene encoding E3 ubiquitin-protein ligase CCNB1IP1, whose product MMSMSLGDDTLLCNYPKCRAKLSGFAWVTSCSHVFCDQHGSGEFSRSPAICPACSTALSGKLDIVRTELSPTEEYKAMVLAGLRPDIVLDISSRALAFWSYQVHQERMYQEYSLSRADTQLKQMEKVLNQQNQSRELELTAMRGEIASLKKVMEEYKRKYSEVSERLMERNRQYQKLQGLYDSLRLRNMVVGAGERDMPLQHGNRDLSIAMAREATPQRSPQFLSSAPLGDSRFFSCLEGDGAKTFFQFSSPTRDKNQPFINKH is encoded by the exons atGATGTCCATGTCTCTCGGTGATGACACACTGCTGTGCAATTACCCAAAGTGTCGGGCAAAGCTTAGCGGCTTTGCCTGGGTCACATCCTGCTCCCACGTGTTCTGTGATCAGCACGGGTCTGGTGAGTTCAGCCGCTCTCCTGCCATCTGCCCGGCATGCTCCACTGCTCTGTCCGGGAAGCTGGACATTGTGAGGACAGAGCTGTCACCCACTGAAGAGTATAAAGCCATGGTGCTGGCAGGTCTGCGACCAGACATCGTGCTGGACATCAGTTCTCGTGCTCTTGCCTTCTGGAGCTACCAG GTCCATCAGGAGCGTATGTACCAAGAATACAGTCTATCCCGCGCTGACACACAGCTGAAGCAGATGGAGAAAGTTctgaaccagcagaaccagagcagagaACTAGAACTCACCGCAATGAGGGGGGAGATCGCCTCGCTGAAGAAA GTGATGGAGGAGTACAAGAGGAAGTACAGTGAGGTGTCAGAGAGGCTGATGGAGAGGAACAGGCAGTACCAGAAGCTACAGGGCTTGTACGACTCCCTGAGGCTGCGTAACATGGTGGTGGGAGCCGGGGAGCGAGACATGCCACTACAACATGGAAATCGAGACTTGAGCATCG CGATGGCCCGGGAGGCGACCCCTCAGAGAAGCCCGCAGTTCCTCTCATCTGCCCCCCTTGGCGATTCTCGTTTCTTCTCCTGCCTGGAGGGCGACGGAGCCAAGACCTTCTTCCAGTTCAGCTCTCCGACCAGGGACAAGAACCAGCCTTTCATCAATAAGCACTGA
- the ttc5 gene encoding tetratricopeptide repeat protein 5, translated as MAEKEESSGAGEAKTELQIIKELVDELHNYRDCYFETHGVEEAGRRDGDVKQKMEETLKRLEEKDDILKHNAEFLLQKGRCLNVTPDFSAAAEECLSRAVKLDPCLVEAWNILGDQYWKKGDLVASKNCFTGALQHEKNKVSLRNLSMVLRQLPTPNKDQHGKHVLESVDLAREAVQLDAGDGTSWCILGNAYLSLFFNCGQNPQFSQQALSAYAKSAADRIASSMPDLHFNRANLFYYEEMFGCALEGYSRAAALDPNWEEPLAKEKQLLEYLEKVTELIQNKGKVKTRRLKTMLSNLNTSALGPCSSPQFRTPSGRVGSLEPRPLSSLTHGHNGGVAALGKVVFSLASQDRMAFTFGMVDSEETCLVVMVYNTADNWGVLIGDSVVIPEPNVKRHSITHKDKSYDFKSIRVDSPLLLIVNGKLQNAQSQIPVSVSYH; from the exons ATGGCGGAGAAAGAGGAGAGTAGTGGAGCTGGAGAAGCCAAAACTGAGCTGCAGATCATCAAG GAGCTGGTGGACGAACTACATAACTACAGAGATTGCTACTTCGAGACGCACGGCGTGGAGGAGGCCGGTCGGAGAGACGGTGACGTCAAGCAGAAGATGGAGGAAACACTGAAGAGGCTGGAGGAGAAAGACG ACATCTTAAAACACAATGCagagtttctgctgcagaaagGCAGGTGTCTGAACGTGACCCCGGACTTCAGCGCTGCAGCCGAGGAGTGCTTGTCCCGAGCGGTGAAGCTGGATCCCTGCCTGGTCGAGGCCTGGAACATACTGGGGGACCAGTACTGGAAAAAGGGAGACCTGGTTGCATCCAAGAACTGCTTCACTGGTGCACTGCAGCAT GAGAAGAATAAGGTATCGCTACGCAACCTCTCCATGGTGCTGAGGCAGCTGCCAACACCCAACAAAGATCAACACGGAAAGCATGTTCTGGAGAGTGTGGACCTGGCCCGGGAAGCGGTGCAGCTGGATGCCGGTGATGGGACTTCATGGT GCATTCTTGGAAACGCCTACTTGTCTCTGTTTTTCAACTGCGGTCAGAACCCACAATTTTCCCAACAAGCTCTAAGCGCCTATGCAAAATCT GCGGCGGACAGGATTGCCAGCAGCATGCCAGATCTGCACTTCAACAGAGCCAACCTCTTCTACTACGAGGAGATGTTCGGCTGCGCCCTCGAAGGCTACAGCCGAGCGGCGGCGCTGGACCCAAACTGGGAGGAGCCGCTGGCGAAGgagaagcagctgctggagTATCTGGAGAAAGTGACAGAACTCATCCAGAACAAG gGCAAGGTGAAAACCCGTCGGCTGAAGACGATGTTGTCAAACCTCAACACGTCCGCTCTGGGGCCGTGCTCGTCCCCGCAGTTCCGCACTCCATCCGGTCGAGTGGGCAGCCTCGAGCCGCGGCCCCTTTCTTCCCTCACGCATGGCCACAATGGCGGGGTGGCCGCCCTGGGCAAGGTGGTGTTCAGCCTGGCCTCTCAGGATCGCATGGCCTT CACGTTTGGGATGGTCGACAGTGAGGAGACGTGTTTGGTGGTGATGGTTTACAACACGGCGGACAACTGGGGCGTCCTGATCGGCGACTCCGTGGTCATCCCCGAACCCAACGTCAAGCGTCACAGCATCACACATAAAGACAAG TCGTACGACTTTAAAAGCATACGCGTGGATTCTCCGCTGCTCCTCATCGTCAATGGGAAGTTACAGAACGCCCAAAGTCAGATCCCGGTCTCTGTCAGCTACCACTGA